A single Bosea sp. PAMC 26642 DNA region contains:
- a CDS encoding ABC transporter ATP-binding protein: MLLHWCSFAHSPDMLVYEPRAILLDEPLSNLDAKLRDEARYFIRKLILDLELCAVIVTHDQSEALAMSDRVILLKDGAILQEGTPIEIYENPRDRYVAEFLGSNNLLHGKARTEAGGATSIHGADWQLTGRAQDGMASEAAVAVVRVDKVRIVDGPGQNRVPVEIEARIYLGQHWEYRMTLGDAPLRAFGPLSKGAGPAWCEFPSESVWIFADRPSS, translated from the coding sequence TTGCTGCTCCATTGGTGCTCCTTCGCGCATTCCCCCGACATGCTAGTCTACGAGCCGCGCGCCATTCTGCTCGACGAGCCCCTCTCGAACCTCGATGCGAAACTGCGCGACGAAGCCCGCTATTTCATCCGCAAGCTGATCCTCGATCTCGAGCTCTGCGCGGTCATCGTCACGCATGACCAGAGCGAGGCGCTGGCGATGTCCGACCGGGTGATCCTTCTGAAGGACGGCGCCATTCTCCAGGAGGGCACGCCCATCGAGATCTACGAAAATCCGCGCGACCGCTATGTGGCGGAGTTCCTCGGTTCGAACAACCTGCTTCATGGCAAGGCTCGCACGGAGGCGGGCGGCGCGACCTCCATTCACGGCGCGGACTGGCAGCTGACCGGACGGGCGCAGGACGGCATGGCATCCGAGGCTGCGGTCGCGGTCGTGCGAGTCGACAAGGTGCGTATCGTCGACGGCCCCGGCCAGAATCGCGTTCCCGTCGAAATCGAAGCCCGCATCTATCTCGGGCAGCACTGGGAATATCGGATGACGCTGGGTGACGCGCCTCTGCGCGCCTTCGGGCCGTTATCTAAAGGTGCCGGGCCTGCCTGGTGCGAGTTCCCGTCCGAGAGCGTATGGATATTCGCCGACCGCCCGTCGTCATAA
- a CDS encoding DUF6766 family protein — protein sequence MRPQHSRGITLRDNGLTIALTVLFVISVVGMAWTGWHAHNQERLSHDMTPALFAEYLTSGSFVSTLFENWESEFLQMASYVILTAVLVQRGSAESKDPEGGDDEVPLGPDSPWAARQGGWIRALYERSLGIVLLLLFVISLGLHFWGSLRAANAEALLHGQPLQGAGAYLLDSRFWFESFQNWQSEFLSTGVIVVLSIFLRQKGSPESKPVNASHSTTGA from the coding sequence ATGCGCCCGCAACACTCCAGGGGAATCACTCTCCGCGACAACGGCCTGACGATCGCGTTGACGGTGCTGTTCGTCATCAGCGTTGTCGGGATGGCCTGGACAGGTTGGCACGCCCACAATCAAGAGCGTCTCAGCCACGACATGACGCCGGCACTCTTCGCGGAGTACCTCACCAGTGGGTCCTTCGTGTCGACCCTGTTCGAGAACTGGGAAAGCGAGTTTCTGCAGATGGCGTCCTACGTCATCCTGACGGCAGTGCTGGTGCAGCGCGGATCAGCGGAATCGAAGGACCCCGAGGGTGGGGACGATGAAGTCCCGCTGGGGCCTGACAGTCCCTGGGCGGCGCGCCAGGGTGGTTGGATACGTGCGCTCTATGAGCGCTCGCTGGGCATCGTTCTATTGCTGCTATTCGTGATTTCCCTCGGGCTCCATTTCTGGGGCAGCCTGCGCGCGGCGAATGCGGAAGCCCTGCTGCATGGCCAGCCGCTTCAGGGGGCAGGCGCCTATCTTCTCGACAGCAGGTTTTGGTTTGAGTCCTTCCAAAACTGGCAGTCGGAGTTTTTGTCGACGGGGGTGATCGTCGTCCTTTCGATTTTCCTACGCCAGAAGGGCTCTCCCGAATCCAAACCCGTCAACGCGTCTCACTCGACGACCGGCGCGTAG
- a CDS encoding MBL fold metallo-hydrolase, with amino-acid sequence MTNLSRRAFASGLPLGILGGGLLPLLAPTGSAAAVPAAASVTPLAQIRIGRFTVTALTDGYADMPYSYFPGRTAAQVEQAAAAQFVARPSGVRFVFNQYLIEDGERRVLLDAGPAGSIGQTGALPQALAALGLRRDQIDAVIVTHMHQDHMGGLIAGGQNNFPNAELYIDRRDVTHWTDPAKRNGAPDYLQTSFQMSTDVVRLYPRLQAIDGEREIARGISIIDLTGHTPGHIGVRIEDAGQSLIMVSDMLFPVVHPFATDVGFLFEQDRAAAQAMRDRFFPRAAAEGALIAATHMPFPGLGRVVSDRGQLRWQVADWALQS; translated from the coding sequence ATGACTAACCTGTCCCGCAGGGCCTTCGCGAGCGGCCTTCCTCTCGGCATCCTCGGCGGCGGTCTCCTGCCACTCCTCGCCCCGACCGGGAGCGCTGCGGCAGTCCCCGCGGCGGCCAGCGTGACGCCCCTGGCGCAAATCCGGATCGGCCGCTTCACCGTGACCGCGCTGACGGATGGCTATGCGGACATGCCCTACAGCTATTTTCCAGGACGCACGGCCGCCCAGGTCGAACAGGCCGCCGCGGCGCAGTTCGTTGCCCGGCCGAGCGGCGTCCGCTTCGTGTTCAACCAGTATCTGATCGAGGACGGTGAGCGCAGGGTGTTGCTCGATGCCGGGCCGGCCGGCTCGATCGGGCAGACGGGCGCGCTGCCGCAGGCGCTTGCCGCGCTCGGCCTGCGCCGCGATCAGATCGACGCGGTGATCGTGACCCACATGCATCAGGACCACATGGGCGGCCTGATCGCCGGCGGGCAGAACAACTTCCCCAATGCCGAACTTTACATCGACCGGCGCGACGTCACCCACTGGACCGACCCGGCGAAGCGCAACGGTGCCCCAGATTATCTGCAGACCAGCTTCCAGATGTCGACGGATGTCGTGCGCCTCTACCCGCGGCTGCAGGCGATCGACGGCGAGCGGGAGATCGCGCGCGGCATCTCCATCATCGATCTGACCGGCCATACGCCCGGCCATATCGGCGTGCGGATCGAGGACGCCGGCCAGAGCCTCATCATGGTGTCCGACATGCTTTTCCCCGTGGTGCACCCGTTCGCCACGGATGTAGGCTTCCTGTTCGAGCAGGACCGCGCGGCGGCACAGGCTATGCGAGACCGCTTTTTTCCGCGCGCCGCGGCGGAAGGCGCGCTGATCGCAGCGACGCATATGCCCTTCCCCGGGCTCGGCCGGGTCGTCTCCGACCGGGGGCAACTGCGCTGGCAGGTAGCGGACTGGGCCTTGCAGAGTTGA
- a CDS encoding class I SAM-dependent methyltransferase — translation MTQLDEATLNELVGRVLGDIGGAVSVPLVRIGDALGLYRTLKEIGPATADELAEAAGCAARYVREWLSAQAASGYVRHEGGSFSLTPEQSFIFAEPDSPVHLIGAFDTAAAMVENQPKVQAAFKTGRGVAWGEQAGCMFCAVARLFRPGYVNALVQDWLPALNGVVDRLKVGATVADVGCGHGLSTILMAQAFPKSHFTGYDFHPASIAAATAHALSHGLTNLTFEVGRAQDFGGRDFDLITCFDCLHDMGDPQGAASHIRKALKAGGTWMVVEPMAGDALDDNINPVGRIYYSASTMICVPTSLAQETGLALGAQAGEQRIAEVIRSGGFGQVRRAAETPLNMVLEAT, via the coding sequence ATGACCCAACTCGACGAAGCCACCCTCAACGAACTCGTCGGCCGCGTGCTCGGCGATATCGGCGGAGCGGTCAGCGTGCCTCTGGTTCGAATCGGTGACGCGCTCGGTCTCTACAGGACGCTGAAGGAGATCGGCCCGGCGACCGCCGACGAGCTTGCCGAGGCAGCCGGATGCGCCGCCCGCTATGTGCGCGAGTGGCTGTCGGCGCAGGCGGCATCCGGCTATGTGCGCCACGAAGGCGGGTCGTTCTCGCTGACGCCGGAGCAGTCCTTCATCTTCGCGGAGCCCGATAGCCCGGTCCACCTGATCGGTGCGTTCGACACGGCGGCGGCGATGGTCGAGAACCAGCCGAAGGTGCAGGCGGCGTTCAAGACCGGACGCGGCGTCGCCTGGGGCGAGCAGGCGGGCTGCATGTTCTGCGCGGTGGCGCGGCTGTTCCGTCCGGGTTATGTCAACGCCCTCGTGCAGGATTGGCTGCCCGCGCTCAACGGCGTCGTCGACAGGCTGAAGGTAGGCGCGACAGTCGCCGATGTCGGCTGCGGCCACGGGCTCTCGACCATCCTGATGGCGCAGGCGTTCCCGAAATCACACTTCACCGGATACGACTTCCACCCCGCGTCGATCGCGGCCGCCACCGCTCATGCGCTATCGCACGGGCTGACGAATCTGACATTCGAGGTCGGCAGAGCGCAGGACTTCGGCGGCCGCGACTTCGATCTGATCACCTGCTTCGACTGCCTTCACGACATGGGCGATCCGCAAGGCGCCGCGTCGCATATCCGCAAGGCGCTGAAAGCCGGCGGCACATGGATGGTGGTCGAGCCAATGGCTGGCGATGCGCTCGACGACAACATCAATCCGGTCGGACGCATCTACTACTCCGCGTCGACGATGATCTGCGTGCCGACATCACTGGCGCAAGAGACCGGCCTCGCGCTGGGTGCTCAAGCCGGCGAGCAGCGGATCGCCGAGGTGATCCGCTCCGGCGGGTTCGGGCAGGTGCGCCGCGCCGCAGAGACGCCGCTCAACATGGTACTCGAAGCGACCTAG
- a CDS encoding LysR family transcriptional regulator encodes MRNLDISLLRVFVAVSELRSMTAAANLQGMTQGAVSQKMARLEALAGAKLLTREKRGLVLTPAGERLLGNARRMVGLNDEMWSEMTGGVVEGALRFGLPNDLVALFVPLLKGLVESYPKVDLQLHCGSSGDLSRHMVEGRLDLAVLEEPLGNAGGECLWIDRLVWVGKAGGTASMRDPLPISLVSETCSFRPAILAALKASDREARTVFEGGGLDAALATIRMDIAVSAWLASTVPADLRVLAEGAGLPALPSYAITLHRGGRASSGPAQELARQIRDGLNRPQPAYLA; translated from the coding sequence ATGCGCAACCTCGATATCTCGCTGCTCCGGGTCTTCGTCGCGGTTTCCGAACTTAGGAGCATGACTGCGGCCGCCAATCTCCAGGGAATGACGCAAGGCGCCGTCAGCCAGAAAATGGCGCGGCTCGAAGCCTTAGCGGGTGCGAAGCTCTTAACCCGTGAAAAACGGGGCCTCGTACTCACTCCGGCCGGTGAGCGCCTTCTCGGCAATGCGCGCCGCATGGTCGGTCTCAACGACGAGATGTGGTCGGAAATGACGGGCGGTGTCGTCGAGGGAGCGCTTCGGTTCGGCCTGCCAAACGACCTCGTCGCGTTGTTCGTTCCTCTGCTGAAAGGGCTCGTCGAATCCTATCCCAAGGTCGATCTCCAACTGCATTGCGGCTCCTCCGGCGACCTCAGCCGCCACATGGTGGAAGGGCGGCTGGATCTTGCCGTGCTGGAAGAGCCTCTCGGCAACGCCGGCGGCGAGTGCCTGTGGATCGATCGCCTGGTTTGGGTCGGCAAGGCGGGCGGAACCGCGTCCATGCGCGACCCGCTTCCGATTTCGCTCGTGTCCGAGACCTGCTCGTTTCGGCCCGCCATCCTTGCTGCACTGAAGGCGAGCGACCGCGAGGCCCGCACCGTATTTGAAGGCGGCGGTCTGGACGCCGCTCTTGCGACGATCCGCATGGACATTGCCGTTTCGGCCTGGCTAGCGTCGACGGTGCCGGCCGATCTGCGCGTTCTGGCAGAGGGAGCGGGCCTTCCTGCTCTTCCCTCCTATGCCATCACACTTCATCGAGGCGGCCGCGCGTCTTCCGGGCCCGCGCAAGAACTCGCGCGCCAAATCCGTGACGGCCTCAACCGGCCGCAGCCCGCCTATCTCGCCTGA
- a CDS encoding LysE family translocator has translation MLITLAPLVVFVATISPGGATALATASGANFGFLRSIPLLAGISVGLGTMAALAALGLVTLLLREPIMQTAMKAVGSGYLGWLAWRTARGGRPDLERNVAQPVGFLGGIGLLAINPKAWAMTLSAAASYAALAETPSQLALALGVVFVVLSSLSLMLWCAAGLVLGKLLRSDAHWRALNIVLGLLLVASIVPMWFE, from the coding sequence ATGCTCATCACCCTCGCGCCGCTCGTCGTCTTCGTTGCGACGATTAGCCCAGGCGGGGCAACCGCGCTGGCGACCGCGTCAGGGGCAAATTTCGGCTTCCTTCGATCAATCCCATTGCTGGCAGGCATCTCGGTCGGGCTCGGCACGATGGCGGCCCTTGCCGCACTTGGCCTAGTGACCTTGTTGCTTCGCGAGCCGATCATGCAGACCGCGATGAAAGCGGTCGGCTCGGGCTATCTTGGTTGGCTCGCATGGCGAACGGCACGAGGTGGGCGGCCCGACCTTGAACGAAACGTCGCCCAACCGGTCGGCTTTCTCGGCGGCATCGGACTTCTGGCGATCAATCCCAAGGCCTGGGCGATGACGCTGAGCGCGGCGGCATCCTACGCGGCACTTGCGGAGACCCCCTCCCAACTCGCGTTGGCGCTTGGCGTGGTGTTCGTTGTATTGTCGAGCCTCTCGCTGATGCTCTGGTGTGCAGCCGGCCTCGTGCTCGGGAAGCTATTGCGGTCCGACGCACATTGGCGTGCTTTAAACATCGTGCTTGGACTTCTGCTTGTCGCTTCCATCGTGCCAATGTGGTTCGAATAG
- a CDS encoding VOC family protein codes for MTHLIRQMGHVAFSTPDPEGSAADLVDIVGLRVSGREKDRVFLTSNQRHHEVSFVAGDIPGVVAVGLEAVDAAAVDEVARRARIEGFDILDDRPLGPHIERAVRFAIPFGLVLEVHSPVARTEPQRHIGPGARAKRIEHVNFKAPDVLVIRDVFTKLLGMKLSDRTAGDEFNWFRCHDGYHHTLAVFRGEPSVHHYAFDFHSLEDLSGMADGLVVKDRSLLWGPGRHGAGGNVFQYYVDPNNCVVEMSVGMDRIDSDALYEARTWEISPSLADRWINLWGSPRLRPSPNPACLS; via the coding sequence ATGACGCATCTCATTCGCCAAATGGGCCATGTCGCCTTCTCGACCCCGGACCCCGAGGGCTCGGCGGCCGATCTGGTGGACATCGTCGGCCTCAGGGTTTCCGGTCGGGAGAAGGACCGGGTATTTCTCACCTCCAACCAGCGCCATCACGAGGTGAGCTTCGTCGCCGGCGACATTCCCGGCGTCGTCGCGGTCGGGTTGGAGGCCGTCGATGCCGCCGCGGTGGACGAAGTGGCCCGGCGAGCCCGTATCGAGGGGTTCGACATCCTCGACGATCGTCCGCTAGGCCCGCATATCGAGCGGGCCGTACGCTTCGCGATCCCTTTCGGGCTGGTGCTGGAGGTGCATTCCCCGGTGGCGCGCACCGAACCGCAGCGCCATATCGGCCCCGGCGCCCGCGCCAAGCGCATTGAGCATGTGAACTTCAAGGCTCCCGACGTGCTCGTGATCCGCGACGTGTTCACCAAGCTCCTGGGCATGAAACTGTCGGATCGCACAGCTGGCGACGAGTTCAACTGGTTCCGCTGCCATGACGGCTACCACCACACATTGGCGGTGTTCCGTGGCGAGCCCTCCGTCCATCACTATGCATTCGACTTCCATTCCCTCGAGGACCTCTCGGGCATGGCCGACGGTCTCGTGGTGAAGGACCGATCCTTGCTCTGGGGCCCGGGGCGGCACGGCGCGGGCGGCAACGTCTTCCAATACTACGTCGATCCCAACAATTGCGTGGTCGAGATGTCGGTCGGCATGGACCGGATCGACAGCGACGCCCTGTACGAGGCCCGCACATGGGAGATTTCGCCTAGCCTCGCGGACCGTTGGATCAATCTGTGGGGCTCCCCCCGCCTGCGGCCTTCACCGAACCCGGCCTGCCTTTCGTGA
- a CDS encoding fumarylacetoacetate hydrolase family protein: protein MRLATLAVAGRTFVAARKGDAYIDLTVAAPDLPADLSLLLEDWVRTAAKVRIAVQAASSAAVVDTARARFLPLVPNPGKVLCLGLNYLDHAAESHFDKPEWPVVFARFMSSIVGQNEPLVAPSVSAQFDYEAELAVVIGKAGRAVSRENALDLVAGYSVFNDGSIRDYQFKSNQWTVGKNFDATGAFGPELVTADELPAGAAGLRISTRLNGQVVQDANTSDMIFGVAETLSLLSEAMTLLPGDVVVMGTPSGVGLARKPPLWMKAGDICEVEIEGVGLLSNPVVSEADAARHAA from the coding sequence ATGCGCCTTGCCACCCTCGCCGTTGCCGGACGAACCTTCGTTGCCGCCCGCAAGGGCGACGCCTACATCGATCTGACCGTCGCTGCCCCTGATCTGCCGGCCGATCTCAGCCTGCTGCTCGAGGACTGGGTGCGGACCGCTGCGAAAGTTCGCATCGCCGTCCAGGCGGCGTCGTCCGCCGCGGTCGTCGACACGGCGCGCGCCCGCTTCCTTCCGCTGGTGCCCAATCCCGGGAAGGTGCTCTGCCTCGGTCTCAACTACCTGGACCACGCCGCCGAAAGCCATTTCGACAAGCCGGAATGGCCCGTGGTGTTCGCCCGCTTCATGTCCTCCATTGTCGGGCAGAACGAGCCGTTGGTCGCCCCGTCCGTGTCAGCGCAATTCGACTATGAGGCCGAGTTAGCGGTGGTGATCGGCAAGGCCGGCCGGGCGGTTTCGCGCGAGAACGCCCTGGACCTCGTCGCCGGCTACAGCGTGTTCAACGACGGTTCGATCCGTGACTATCAGTTCAAATCGAACCAGTGGACGGTGGGAAAGAATTTCGACGCGACCGGCGCATTCGGCCCGGAATTGGTCACCGCCGACGAACTGCCGGCAGGCGCGGCGGGGCTGCGCATCTCGACACGGCTCAACGGGCAGGTCGTTCAGGACGCCAATACCTCCGACATGATCTTCGGAGTGGCGGAGACGCTTTCGCTCCTGTCCGAGGCCATGACGCTTCTGCCCGGCGACGTGGTCGTGATGGGAACACCCTCCGGCGTCGGCCTCGCGCGCAAGCCCCCGTTGTGGATGAAGGCGGGCGACATCTGCGAAGTCGAGATCGAGGGTGTCGGCCTACTCTCCAACCCGGTCGTGTCCGAGGCGGACGCCGCGCGCCACGCCGCATAG
- a CDS encoding GntR family transcriptional regulator, giving the protein MTSRIAAPSLTRAVYETLRADVLACRLEPGERLKVNDLCARLGVSLGAVREALSALTAEGLVVAEAQRGFKVASVSAADLGDLTQTRIEIESLCLKRAIACGGIEWETQVVAAFHRLSRTPERVAGDEKRLSDDWTAAHREYHEALVASCDSPWLLRLRELLYAQSERYRRLSVPAARRGRDIQAEHKALMEATLARDCQRATMMMAEHLNFTPALLEYIADTSPSPGELSAAMETRHAVIRGPTVKA; this is encoded by the coding sequence ATGACGAGCAGAATTGCGGCGCCGAGCCTGACGAGGGCGGTTTACGAGACGCTTAGGGCGGACGTCCTCGCCTGTCGGCTGGAGCCGGGGGAAAGGCTCAAGGTCAACGACCTTTGCGCTCGGCTCGGGGTCAGCCTCGGGGCCGTGCGCGAGGCGCTGTCCGCCCTCACGGCCGAGGGGCTGGTAGTCGCCGAAGCACAGAGAGGCTTCAAGGTGGCTTCGGTGTCCGCGGCGGATCTGGGCGATCTGACGCAAACGCGCATCGAGATCGAAAGCCTGTGCCTGAAACGCGCCATCGCGTGCGGAGGGATCGAATGGGAGACGCAGGTGGTCGCGGCATTCCACCGCCTTTCGCGCACGCCGGAACGCGTCGCGGGCGACGAGAAGCGTCTCAGTGATGATTGGACGGCCGCTCACCGCGAATACCACGAAGCGCTGGTTGCGAGTTGCGACAGTCCTTGGCTGCTGCGGCTGCGGGAACTGCTTTACGCGCAGTCCGAGCGCTATCGTCGCCTGTCGGTCCCGGCTGCCCGACGCGGGCGCGATATCCAGGCCGAGCATAAAGCTTTGATGGAAGCCACTCTGGCCCGCGATTGCCAGCGCGCAACCATGATGATGGCCGAGCATCTGAATTTTACCCCCGCACTTCTCGAGTACATCGCGGATACCTCACCATCGCCTGGCGAATTATCCGCAGCGATGGAGACGCGCCACGCCGTGATTCGAGGCCCGACCGTCAAGGCTTGA
- a CDS encoding YciI family protein: MFAAGPHWTDDEQRWDGEGMVVVRAASLAEAQAVAAADPMHQSGARSYRVRPWLVNEGTITVQLDFATGRFTLT; this comes from the coding sequence ATGTTCGCCGCCGGACCGCACTGGACCGACGACGAACAGCGATGGGACGGCGAGGGCATGGTGGTGGTCCGTGCCGCCTCGCTCGCCGAAGCACAGGCGGTCGCCGCCGCCGACCCGATGCACCAGAGCGGGGCGCGCAGCTACCGTGTCCGCCCCTGGCTGGTGAACGAGGGCACCATCACGGTTCAGCTCGACTTCGCCACCGGCCGCTTCACCTTGACCTGA
- a CDS encoding alpha/beta fold hydrolase: MKLSQSIRFCTSADGTRIAVASCGEGPVILRAAHWLSHVDYDLESPVWRPWLQALSARSRFVRYDPRGSGLSERYVADLSIEAWNADLDAVAESIDEPRFVLLGLSQGGALAVAYALRHPERVSHLVLLNAYGQGGRVRAQTEAERLEAETLVNFIRIGWGRDNPAFCQFFTNLFIPDGTPEQHRWWGDLERVTASADVAAQLLSNMQGIDVAELSRTISVPTLVLHSRGDMRVPFSEGCKLAAAIPGARFVPLESKNHVLLPDEPAWAVFHAQLAAFLGWDQPAQPRAIVQAGLTAAETAILKLIAEGLDNRAIAQRLGKSAKTVRNQLSVIFSKLGVHSRSQAIVLALGGEQPSTG, from the coding sequence ATGAAGCTTAGCCAGAGCATACGGTTCTGCACATCTGCCGACGGCACTCGCATCGCAGTTGCATCGTGCGGGGAGGGACCGGTGATCCTGCGCGCGGCGCATTGGCTGAGCCACGTCGACTACGACCTCGAAAGCCCGGTCTGGCGCCCCTGGCTTCAGGCGCTTTCAGCTCGAAGCCGTTTCGTGAGATACGATCCGCGCGGCAGCGGCCTGTCCGAGCGATATGTCGCCGATCTTTCGATCGAGGCGTGGAACGCGGACCTGGATGCCGTGGCGGAGTCGATCGACGAACCGCGCTTCGTGCTTCTCGGTCTCTCGCAGGGCGGCGCGCTCGCGGTCGCCTATGCACTCCGTCATCCCGAACGCGTATCGCATCTGGTTCTGCTCAACGCGTATGGCCAAGGCGGAAGGGTTCGCGCGCAGACGGAAGCCGAACGACTGGAGGCTGAGACGCTGGTGAATTTCATCCGTATCGGGTGGGGGCGCGACAATCCGGCATTCTGCCAGTTCTTCACCAATCTCTTCATCCCCGACGGAACACCCGAACAGCATCGCTGGTGGGGTGATCTCGAGCGCGTCACCGCGAGCGCGGACGTCGCCGCTCAACTGCTTAGCAATATGCAGGGAATCGATGTGGCCGAACTTTCCAGGACAATCAGCGTCCCGACCTTGGTACTCCACAGCCGCGGCGACATGCGCGTGCCGTTCAGCGAGGGTTGCAAGCTCGCGGCCGCGATCCCTGGCGCGCGCTTCGTGCCGCTCGAGAGCAAGAACCATGTGCTGCTGCCGGATGAGCCGGCCTGGGCGGTGTTTCATGCTCAACTTGCCGCCTTCCTCGGCTGGGATCAGCCTGCACAGCCGCGTGCTATCGTTCAAGCCGGCCTGACGGCTGCCGAGACGGCTATCCTGAAGCTCATCGCAGAGGGGCTCGACAACCGGGCGATCGCGCAGAGGCTCGGCAAGAGTGCCAAAACGGTGCGCAACCAGTTGTCGGTGATCTTCAGCAAGCTCGGCGTGCATAGCCGGTCCCAGGCGATCGTCCTGGCACTCGGCGGCGAGCAACCCTCGACCGGTTGA
- a CDS encoding amino acid ABC transporter substrate-binding protein has product MANITRRTLTGLALSGLAGGLPTRAFAQATGSPAPAPSGEPIRIGYSMSLTGPLAGNGRPSLLAHQIWAEDVNARGGLLGRPVKLVYYDDQSSGSLVPGIYTKLLDVDKVDLLVSGYGTAMIAPAMPVVMQREMAFVALLGSAANDAFKYDHTVNISPVGGKMQEDFAKGFFDVAVTASPRPKTVALAGLDGDFPQRALQSARAQAKLNGIKVVYDRSYPPSTVDFSPIVRSIQSAKPDIVFFASYPADTVGLLRSVAELKLGATVLGGGMIGLQITGIKSQMGPALNNLLCWDVYAPEPTMQFDGITAFLKRYREVAVREKVEALGVYAPPLAYAQMQVLEQAVRRVGKIDQAAIGADFHANDFSTVIGELSFDKLGEWKVERNLYVQYQGVQGNDIEQFKRPGVQAILYPSHLRSGELRTPFPAPAP; this is encoded by the coding sequence ATGGCCAACATCACCAGACGGACCCTTACGGGCCTCGCCTTGAGCGGGCTCGCGGGTGGGCTTCCGACCCGGGCATTCGCCCAGGCGACGGGATCGCCTGCGCCAGCACCCAGCGGCGAACCGATCCGCATCGGGTATTCCATGTCGTTGACGGGCCCGCTCGCGGGCAACGGCCGCCCTTCGCTTCTCGCTCACCAGATCTGGGCGGAGGACGTGAACGCCCGCGGCGGTCTGCTCGGACGCCCGGTGAAGCTGGTCTATTACGACGACCAGAGCAGCGGCTCCCTAGTCCCGGGCATCTACACCAAGCTGCTCGACGTGGACAAGGTGGACCTGCTCGTGTCCGGCTACGGCACCGCGATGATCGCGCCGGCCATGCCGGTGGTGATGCAGCGCGAAATGGCCTTCGTCGCGCTGCTCGGTTCCGCCGCCAACGACGCCTTCAAATACGACCATACCGTCAACATCAGCCCGGTTGGCGGCAAGATGCAGGAGGACTTCGCCAAGGGGTTCTTCGATGTGGCCGTCACCGCAAGCCCGCGGCCGAAAACCGTCGCGCTCGCCGGTCTGGATGGCGATTTTCCCCAGCGTGCACTGCAAAGCGCCCGGGCGCAGGCCAAGCTGAACGGCATCAAGGTCGTCTACGACCGCTCCTATCCGCCCTCGACCGTGGATTTCTCTCCCATCGTCCGCTCGATCCAGTCGGCGAAGCCCGACATCGTCTTCTTCGCCTCCTATCCCGCGGACACGGTCGGCCTGTTGCGATCGGTGGCGGAACTCAAGCTCGGCGCGACCGTACTCGGCGGCGGCATGATCGGGCTGCAGATTACCGGCATCAAGTCGCAGATGGGCCCGGCGCTCAACAATCTGCTGTGCTGGGACGTCTATGCGCCCGAGCCGACCATGCAGTTCGACGGCATCACCGCTTTCCTGAAACGCTACCGGGAGGTGGCGGTACGCGAGAAGGTCGAGGCCCTGGGCGTTTATGCGCCGCCGCTCGCCTACGCGCAGATGCAGGTGCTGGAGCAGGCGGTACGCCGGGTCGGCAAGATCGACCAGGCGGCCATCGGCGCCGACTTCCACGCGAACGATTTCTCGACCGTCATCGGCGAGCTTTCCTTCGACAAGCTCGGGGAATGGAAGGTCGAGCGGAACCTGTACGTCCAATACCAGGGTGTCCAGGGCAACGACATCGAGCAGTTCAAGCGACCCGGCGTACAGGCGATCCTGTATCCGTCGCACCTGCGCTCGGGCGAACTGCGAACGCCGTTTCCGGCTCCCGCTCCCTGA